The following coding sequences lie in one Arachis stenosperma cultivar V10309 chromosome 5, arast.V10309.gnm1.PFL2, whole genome shotgun sequence genomic window:
- the LOC130981991 gene encoding uncharacterized protein LOC130981991, which produces MWHEARRSEKKVHDMMDAARKRAQRRAVYLAKRRGDPHQSIQLLGFRCRTYRDDALYQATQDQQGLIPWNGKQDVLIDRFDGRALLDFIRDTGHRRIQEKSEEEEELEEFVNFERYRDLIKHRRRGYTDEEALQHVNQEMEAKAAAPFASDRANTSQPAANKGSYSQVGFSYEGNGKDESQISDDEDDNEEDEDDEDDEDFNSDDSNDEGMEVIAKEYGVKRYGWLVYMDKKAKEEEKRQKEVIKGDPAIRKLSRKERRKASQIEREREREAMRISGTRVQHHDPYRESRQSPTYEAYSRSRRSRSRSRSYSPSYSRRYSRSSHADDIHRSKPRTPKIEYITEFGGSGEANEPRREGFSPPRSPPSQVDSLNRSSSGFILEALHVDPASGVSIEKDKGAKVSKPSVSTSSALAKLKASGSGGSLKQQGEKKETPQERLKRIMNRQLNKQIKKDTAAELAKKREQERQRQEKLAETSRLNRYRRRSRSRSYSRSPPRRYRRSRSRSRSSRGSRRYYSGSRSRSRSHSRTRSRSRSRSRSRSPSYSRSPRMRNRSRH; this is translated from the exons atgtgGCACGAGGCTCGGAGGTCGGAGAAGAAGGTGCACGACATGATGGACGCCGCTCGAAAGAGGGCGCAGAGGCGAGCCGTTTACCTTGCCAAGCGGCGCGGCGATCCTCACCAATCCATTCAGCTCCTTGGATTTCGCTGCCGAACCTATCGAGACGACGCTCTTTACCAAGCCACCCAGGATCAACAGGGCCT GATACCTTGGAATGGGAAACAGGATGTTTTGATTGACAG ATTCGATGGACGTGCTCTCCTTGATTTCATCCGTGATACTGGACATAGGCGTATCCAGGAAAAGtccgaagaagaagaagaattagaagagtttgttaattttgagCGTTATCGGGATTTAATAAAGCATCGGCGTAGAGGAT ATACTGATGAGGAGGCTCTGCAACATGTAAATCAAGAGATGGAGGCCAAGGCTGCTGCTCCATTTGCATCAGACAG AGCTAACACGTCACAGCCTGCTGCAAACAAGGGATCGTACTCTCAGGTGGGATTTTCTTATGAAGGGAATGGAAAGGATGAATCCCAGATTTCAGATGATGAGGACGATAAtgaggaggatgaagatgaTGAGGATGATGAGGATTTTAACAGTGATGATAGCAATGATGAAGGAATGGAAGTAATAGCTAAAGAATATGGGGTTAAAAGGTATGGTTGGCTTGTTTACATGGATAAGAAAGCTAAGGAGGAAGAAAAAAGGCAAAAAGAGGTGATCAAAGGTGACCCTGCAATT aggaagctGAGTCGTAAGGAAAGGAGGAAAGCTTCTCAGATTgaaagggagagagaaagagaagcaATGCGGATATCTGGAACGCGTGTGCAGCATCACGACCCATACCG GGAATCTAGACAAAGTCCCACATATGAAGCTTATTCTCGATCTAGGAG GTCAAGGTCTAGATCACGGTCCTACTCTCCATCGTACTCAAGGCGCTACTCCCGTAGCAGTCATGCTGATGATATCCACCGAAGCAAACCGCGAACACCTAAAATAGAATACATTACTGAATTTGGGGGCTCTGGAGAAGCAAATGAACCCAGGCGGGAAGGATTTTCTCCACCACGATCTCCTCCATCTCAAGTTGATTCGTTAAACCG GTCATCTTCTGGTTTCATACTGGAGGCTTTGCATGTTGATCCTGCTTCTGGTGTATCTATTGAAAAGGACAAGGGTGCTAAAGTCTCAAAGCCATCTGTAAG CACATCTTCAGCGCTAGCAAAATTGAAGGCAAGTGGTTCTGGAGGGTCTTTAAAACAACAAGGGGAGAAGAAAGAAACTCCACAAGAAAGGCTTAAAAGGATCATGAACAGACAACTGAACAAACAAA TTAAAAAGGATACAGCTGCAGAACTTGCTAAGAAAAGGGAGCAGGAGCGGCAGAGGCAGGAAAAGCTTGCTGAAACAAGCCGATTGAATCGCTATAGGCGGCGCAGCCGCAGCAGAAGTTATAGCCGCTCTCCTCCAAG AAGATACAGGCGTAGTAGAAGTCGTAGTAGGAGCAGCAGGGGTTCTAGGAGATATTATTCTGGTTCTCGCTCCAGGTCTCGGTCCCATTCTCGCACCAGATCACGTTCGCGGTCCCGTTCCCGCTCTCGCTCTCCTTCATATTCCCGCTCACCCAG GATGAGAAACCGATCAAGGCACTGA